A DNA window from Heliomicrobium undosum contains the following coding sequences:
- a CDS encoding CotS family spore coat protein: MAETAEQLVELIRREYGLHVRSIQRLAPVWRLETDMGPLCLKRVGYDEGKLRFICAAMEHLRRQGFTRSPVLLPSREGRLWIPNPDMCGDSRDSGGDGWLFLTNWVADRPCDFFVEAHIIAATATLAEFHQYAKGLESPGLSRRRSHWLRWPRLLAGRTADLHRYEALGAGAPGERDLLKTQIRQAQRALAVLEKSEFGRIAAESRKENTFVHRDIAARNFVLNYRDEAHLIDFDYCRWDLRLVDMARLLDRVLRSHRWSFSLGQKILSVYEEISPLQPGEYPVLLAFLLFPQRFWRLCRRRYDGFLSDTSEFSRDLRQQQAEQRQKGIFLRRFAEEYCWGFLHRHGFGCILEGETFSSEQEKDTVMSGDVGKARDIPAGSLGLAYRIELYQRYFLQS; encoded by the coding sequence TTGGCAGAGACGGCGGAACAACTGGTCGAACTGATCCGGCGGGAGTATGGCCTGCATGTCCGGTCGATCCAGCGGCTGGCGCCGGTCTGGCGGCTGGAGACTGATATGGGGCCCCTCTGTTTAAAAAGAGTGGGCTATGATGAAGGGAAACTGCGCTTCATCTGTGCGGCCATGGAGCATCTGCGCAGGCAGGGCTTTACCCGTTCACCTGTCTTGCTGCCTTCGCGGGAAGGGCGGTTGTGGATCCCGAACCCGGACATGTGTGGAGATAGCAGGGATTCTGGCGGAGATGGTTGGTTGTTCCTGACCAATTGGGTTGCTGACCGGCCCTGCGATTTTTTTGTGGAAGCGCACATCATCGCCGCAACGGCGACCTTGGCCGAGTTCCACCAGTACGCAAAGGGACTCGAATCACCCGGCTTGTCCCGGCGGCGCTCCCATTGGTTGCGCTGGCCCCGACTGCTGGCGGGGCGGACCGCCGATTTGCACCGCTATGAGGCGCTGGGCGCAGGGGCGCCCGGTGAGCGGGATCTGCTGAAAACACAGATCCGGCAAGCCCAAAGGGCTCTGGCAGTGCTGGAAAAATCGGAGTTTGGGCGCATCGCCGCCGAATCGCGGAAGGAGAACACCTTCGTCCATCGTGATATCGCCGCCCGCAACTTTGTCCTCAATTACCGCGATGAGGCGCACCTGATCGACTTCGACTACTGCCGTTGGGACCTGCGCCTTGTCGATATGGCCCGCCTCCTTGACCGGGTGTTGCGGAGCCACCGCTGGTCCTTTTCGCTCGGGCAGAAGATCCTCTCTGTCTATGAGGAGATCTCTCCCCTACAGCCGGGCGAATACCCTGTGCTCCTCGCCTTCCTCCTCTTTCCGCAGCGCTTCTGGCGCCTCTGCCGCCGCCGTTACGACGGTTTTTTATCGGATACCTCCGAATTCAGCCGCGACCTGCGACAACAGCAAGCGGAACAGAGACAAAAGGGCATCTTCCTTCGCCGTTTTGCCGAGGAATACTGCTGGGGTTTTTTGCACCGTCATGGTTTCGGCTGTATCCTGGAAGGTGAAACCTTTTCGAGTGAACAGGAAAAAGATACGGTCATGTCAGGAGATGTTGGGAAGGCCCGGGATATACCGGCGGGTTCTCTGGGTCTCGCCTATCGAATTGAGTTATACCAGCGTTACTTCCTGCAGTCTTGA
- a CDS encoding DNA internalization-related competence protein ComEC/Rec2, translating to MKRPLVVFVCLYAAGIALGLLGHEIRTYPVSAETVQMGLALAVSGVAMLIWGDRHLFAASTAQVPPNLWKRSALYTAVIAAGAAYAFLGAEPRSGLYPSLERTVTLVGRVEQIASKDAPLLMDLRTIEGEQIRVRSQRAPSGLALHPFEWVEVTGQLRLPTERRNPGDFDYRSYLWRQGIAVELHCRSGDAIGRLRSLITDAEGEIVVDEEAGFSGKSVTNRIAGAAYSLRGQMEAFLFAQLPRETAGIINGILFGGQGDLSEEDRQVYRVTGVAHAFAVSGSNIGVIAGTVLTLLRGGRRWRAPLWPSIAVTAAAIVFYGFMTGFPASVQRALLMALGGLLAYGFQRRADPPTLLATAALPILLVNPLMLADPGFQLSFSATWGILYLFPTLHQALQPANERLALSLERRLASPFASVGSVASKGATLIIDALLVSLAAQLAVSPLGLYYFNLFSISGLLANLAGGVIIALVTILGFISFLLLPIWSTGALSFTLVSAAAVSLLNTVLHSLAGLPGAALTVATPSPLLLAAYYLVLVLFREGLAGHLRPKTAAYIQDWSVRAAPVLIILFFAFRLLAPEELRITFMDVGQGDGILIETPGGKKVLVDTPGPPLFTLGNAEAPSKKSFDPGEQVVSPFFHRQGITRLDLIVNTHADQDHIGGLPYLLNEFPVRRLVLSTPPGPAPPVYLALRDLAAQRAVPVLEAPEPGIDISPDPAVRMTVLYPTPDAPPQTVNDSSLALLVEHGRCRLLLTGDLEREGQAYLISHFGGDLFPMTAGVVKIPHHGSKHNLEPSFMGALGEPALAVVSVGRNTFGHPAPEVLQRWGEQCAEVLRTDTCGAVIVTSDGDQWRWNTTRRQRQAEHPLTP from the coding sequence ATGAAGCGTCCTTTGGTGGTTTTTGTTTGTCTCTATGCTGCCGGCATCGCGCTGGGACTGCTCGGCCATGAAATCAGAACCTATCCCGTCTCCGCTGAAACGGTCCAAATGGGCCTGGCGCTGGCCGTTAGCGGGGTGGCGATGCTGATCTGGGGAGACCGGCATCTGTTCGCCGCGTCGACGGCTCAAGTCCCGCCGAACCTCTGGAAGCGGTCCGCCTTGTACACCGCCGTCATCGCCGCCGGGGCCGCCTACGCTTTTTTGGGAGCAGAGCCCCGTTCCGGACTGTACCCGTCACTGGAGCGAACGGTCACACTCGTTGGCAGGGTGGAACAGATCGCCTCGAAAGATGCCCCCCTGCTCATGGATCTGCGGACCATTGAGGGAGAACAAATCCGCGTGAGGTCCCAGCGGGCGCCGTCAGGGCTTGCGCTTCACCCTTTTGAATGGGTAGAGGTGACAGGGCAGTTGCGTCTCCCGACAGAACGGCGCAATCCCGGAGATTTTGACTACCGATCCTACTTGTGGCGACAAGGCATCGCCGTAGAACTCCACTGCCGCAGCGGCGATGCGATCGGGCGCCTCCGCTCCCTCATCACCGATGCAGAAGGAGAGATTGTTGTCGATGAGGAGGCTGGCTTTTCCGGAAAAAGCGTCACCAACCGGATCGCTGGCGCTGCCTACAGCCTGCGCGGGCAGATGGAGGCTTTTCTCTTTGCGCAACTGCCTCGGGAAACGGCGGGTATCATCAATGGGATCCTCTTCGGCGGTCAGGGCGATCTATCGGAGGAGGATCGCCAAGTCTACCGCGTCACCGGTGTCGCCCATGCCTTCGCTGTCTCCGGCTCCAACATCGGGGTGATCGCCGGGACGGTGTTGACACTCCTGCGCGGCGGCCGGCGCTGGCGGGCGCCCCTCTGGCCGAGCATCGCCGTGACGGCCGCCGCCATCGTATTTTACGGTTTCATGACCGGTTTTCCCGCCTCGGTGCAGCGTGCGCTATTGATGGCGCTGGGCGGACTCCTGGCCTACGGATTCCAGCGCCGAGCCGATCCGCCGACACTCCTGGCTACGGCCGCGCTGCCCATCCTCCTCGTCAACCCCCTGATGCTCGCCGACCCCGGTTTTCAATTATCCTTTTCAGCCACCTGGGGCATCCTGTACCTCTTCCCCACGCTGCATCAGGCGCTTCAACCCGCCAATGAGCGTCTCGCGCTGTCACTGGAGCGACGATTGGCAAGCCCTTTTGCCAGCGTGGGCAGCGTTGCGAGCAAAGGGGCAACCCTGATCATCGATGCCCTGCTTGTCTCACTGGCGGCTCAACTGGCTGTATCGCCCCTCGGCCTCTACTACTTCAACCTGTTTTCGATCTCCGGCCTTCTGGCCAACCTTGCCGGCGGGGTGATCATCGCCCTGGTGACGATCCTGGGTTTCATCTCGTTCCTGCTGTTGCCCATCTGGTCCACAGGCGCGCTGAGTTTCACCCTCGTATCAGCAGCCGCTGTCAGTCTCCTGAATACAGTCCTTCACAGCCTGGCCGGCCTGCCGGGGGCCGCATTGACAGTAGCCACACCCTCTCCCTTGCTCCTGGCCGCCTACTACCTGGTCCTCGTCTTATTCCGGGAGGGTCTCGCCGGCCATCTCCGTCCGAAAACGGCTGCCTACATCCAGGATTGGTCTGTACGAGCAGCCCCGGTCCTGATCATCCTCTTTTTCGCCTTCCGTCTCCTGGCTCCGGAAGAGCTGCGGATCACCTTCATGGATGTGGGGCAGGGGGACGGCATCCTGATTGAGACACCAGGCGGCAAGAAGGTGCTGGTCGATACGCCCGGGCCGCCGCTCTTCACCCTCGGGAACGCAGAGGCGCCATCCAAAAAGAGCTTCGACCCCGGCGAACAGGTCGTATCCCCCTTTTTTCACCGCCAGGGGATCACCCGGTTGGATTTGATCGTCAATACCCATGCTGATCAGGATCACATCGGCGGCCTTCCCTATCTGTTGAACGAGTTCCCGGTGCGCCGACTGGTGCTTTCCACCCCTCCCGGTCCTGCGCCACCGGTTTACCTGGCACTGAGGGACCTGGCCGCTCAACGAGCTGTTCCCGTTCTGGAAGCGCCGGAACCGGGCATCGACATCAGCCCTGATCCGGCTGTCCGGATGACGGTCCTTTACCCGACGCCTGACGCTCCGCCCCAGACAGTCAACGACTCTTCCCTGGCGCTGCTGGTCGAACACGGCCGTTGCCGCCTGCTGCTGACGGGTGACCTGGAGCGGGAAGGACAGGCCTATCTCATTTCCCATTTCGGAGGCGATCTTTTTCCCATGACAGCGGGGGTGGTCAAGATCCCCCACCATGGCAGCAAGCACAACCTGGAACCATCATTCATGGGCGCGCTCGGCGAACCGGCCCTGGCTGTCGTCTCCGTCGGTCGGAACACCTTCGGCCACCCCGCGCCGGAAGTCTTGCAGCGTTGGGGAGAACAGTGCGCCGAGGTCTTGCGCACCGACACCTGCGGCGCCGTCATCGTGACAAGTGACGGCGATCAGTGGCGATGGAATACCACCCGCCGGCAAAGGCAGGCGGAACACCCCCTAACCCCTTAG
- a CDS encoding stalk domain-containing protein — protein sequence MATITAAAAIASLPTTALAAGVSLTAGPTPAAAVTTQTTVTSPNELLTAKFWMNRNYYDVNGKRNGMDSSPFVDAKAGRVLMPLRYLAYSLGIAEGDIQFTKNASGWVDQVIIRRPSAGGFKDTLQITVDSPNILVNGGQTGALDVAPRIVNNRLMVPYRAAAQALGAMVAWDAGEKAIIVKTWKAVPAPQKPLVQKVSLLQGQRQMKSLDINGVEKTLQAASVPLVVDPVDHRTRFDILEYLKAWGIPDSAILYDPVQGSLAVRGIARENKPGEPYGAGFVYFYAGDGYGWISNYLPTNPEDGVDAITLVNGRLYGSVPLLNAVSPLFGRRTEGGMTNDAMWVRLVNP from the coding sequence GTGGCGACCATCACCGCCGCTGCTGCAATAGCGAGCTTGCCGACAACGGCTCTGGCAGCCGGCGTTTCGCTAACCGCCGGCCCAACGCCTGCGGCGGCGGTGACCACGCAGACCACGGTGACGAGCCCCAATGAACTGCTGACGGCCAAGTTTTGGATGAACCGCAATTACTACGATGTCAACGGTAAACGCAACGGCATGGATTCGTCGCCCTTCGTCGATGCGAAGGCGGGACGGGTGTTGATGCCGCTCAGGTATCTGGCCTACAGTCTTGGCATCGCCGAAGGGGATATCCAGTTTACGAAAAATGCATCCGGTTGGGTCGATCAGGTGATCATCCGTCGACCCTCTGCCGGCGGTTTCAAAGACACCTTGCAGATCACCGTGGATAGTCCCAATATCCTGGTAAACGGGGGACAGACAGGCGCCCTGGACGTAGCGCCGCGCATCGTCAACAACCGGCTGATGGTCCCCTACCGGGCGGCGGCCCAGGCGTTAGGGGCGATGGTCGCCTGGGACGCCGGAGAAAAAGCGATCATCGTCAAAACCTGGAAGGCTGTGCCCGCTCCGCAAAAGCCTCTTGTCCAAAAGGTCTCTCTGCTCCAGGGCCAGCGGCAGATGAAGTCTTTAGACATCAACGGCGTGGAAAAAACCTTGCAGGCGGCGAGCGTTCCCCTTGTCGTCGATCCTGTCGATCACAGGACGCGCTTTGATATCCTTGAGTACCTGAAAGCATGGGGGATTCCGGATTCGGCTATCCTCTATGACCCGGTGCAGGGAAGTCTCGCCGTCCGGGGAATCGCGAGAGAAAACAAACCGGGAGAGCCCTATGGCGCAGGTTTTGTCTATTTCTACGCCGGCGACGGCTACGGTTGGATCAGCAACTACCTGCCCACCAATCCAGAGGACGGCGTCGACGCCATCACGCTCGTCAACGGCAGGCTCTATGGCTCTGTTCCCCTGCTCAACGCCGTGTCACCCCTCTTTGGCAGGCGCACCGAGGGCGGCATGACCAACGACGCCATGTGGGTTCGTCTGGTGAATCCCTAA
- a CDS encoding Fur family transcriptional regulator — translation MGIEETKQTQTEDVLDLLKEKGYKFTPQRRAVIGALIDAKEPLSVKEMVDRLREDYPDMSADTVYRNLKVLCDLGVVSLISQQGKEGARYELDGRPHHHHLVCVSCGKSVCLPYCPMEERAEELARREHFQVLGHTFEVFGYCRDCQKGEGTS, via the coding sequence ATGGGGATAGAGGAGACGAAACAGACGCAGACAGAGGATGTGCTTGACCTGCTCAAGGAAAAGGGGTACAAGTTCACACCCCAGCGGCGGGCGGTGATTGGCGCTCTGATTGATGCAAAAGAACCACTTTCCGTCAAGGAGATGGTCGATCGCCTTCGCGAGGACTACCCTGATATGAGCGCCGACACGGTCTACCGCAACCTGAAGGTGCTTTGCGACCTGGGGGTGGTCAGCCTGATCAGCCAGCAGGGGAAGGAGGGCGCCCGGTATGAACTGGATGGGAGGCCCCACCACCACCACCTGGTGTGTGTGTCTTGTGGCAAGTCAGTCTGCCTGCCCTATTGCCCCATGGAGGAGAGGGCGGAGGAACTGGCCCGGCGAGAGCATTTTCAAGTCCTTGGTCATACCTTCGAGGTATTCGGCTACTGCCGCGATTGCCAAAAGGGAGAAGGGACCTCTTGA
- a CDS encoding metal ABC transporter permease, translated as MPEMLQHDFMVRALLAGVMVAVICPAIGLFLVLRRLSLIGDTISHISLAGVAGGMLLGVYPPLMALGFSIVAVLGLERLRRRFQNYAEISIAVFLSGGVALAVILLSMKKSASSDILSYLFGSIVAVNDRDLTILAVVSMAVLLMVGLFYHRFFYITLNEEKARLSGLPVNALNLLIMVLTALVVAASMRIVGILLVSSMLVLPVAASLQVANSFRKALWLALLYALAEVSVGLTASYYLDLAPGGTIVLLAVVLLVATIAFRAAADRFLRRRSREEATLRGLANH; from the coding sequence ATGCCCGAAATGCTCCAACACGATTTCATGGTCCGGGCGCTTTTGGCCGGCGTCATGGTCGCCGTCATCTGTCCGGCCATCGGACTATTTTTGGTTCTGCGCCGGCTTTCCCTGATCGGTGATACGATTTCCCACATTTCCCTCGCCGGCGTCGCCGGGGGGATGTTGCTCGGTGTCTATCCGCCCTTGATGGCCCTAGGTTTTTCCATCGTCGCCGTTCTCGGTTTGGAGCGGTTGCGCCGCCGCTTTCAAAACTACGCCGAGATCTCCATCGCCGTTTTTTTGTCCGGAGGCGTCGCCCTGGCGGTCATCCTGTTGAGCATGAAAAAATCGGCCTCTTCCGATATCTTGAGCTATCTCTTTGGCAGCATTGTTGCCGTCAATGACCGCGATCTGACCATTCTGGCCGTTGTCAGTATGGCTGTGTTGCTGATGGTCGGTCTCTTTTACCATCGCTTTTTTTATATCACCTTAAACGAGGAAAAGGCGAGGTTGAGCGGGCTGCCGGTTAATGCCCTCAACCTGTTGATCATGGTGTTGACAGCCCTTGTTGTAGCCGCTTCCATGCGGATCGTCGGCATCCTGCTCGTATCGTCCATGCTTGTTCTGCCTGTCGCCGCCAGCCTGCAGGTGGCGAACAGCTTCCGGAAGGCCCTCTGGCTGGCGCTGCTCTATGCCTTGGCGGAAGTCAGCGTCGGGCTGACGGCTTCTTATTATCTCGATCTCGCCCCGGGCGGAACCATCGTCTTGCTGGCAGTCGTGCTGCTGGTGGCGACCATCGCGTTTCGCGCCGCCGCTGATCGCTTTCTCCGCCGCCGGTCCAGAGAAGAGGCCACGCTGCGTGGGCTGGCGAATCACTGA
- a CDS encoding metal ABC transporter ATP-binding protein encodes MSIRRKGTVQAPPDLWQSDKNLLVEARNLSFRYGHQETLSDIQLNIYRGDFLGIIGPNGSGKSTLLRLLLGLLSPEQGQVLLWGEPLAQFRQWSRIGYVPQKATAFNAAFPATVREVVAAGRLGRKGLFGRLNSADREIIDQSLATVGMDAFADRLIGHLSGGQQQRVFIAQALAGEPEILFLDEPTVGVDAEQEEQFYGLLERLNSESAMTIVIVSHDIGAVTERVNKLVCLNRRLFFHGEVSGFKARQSEILSLLYGHPVQMIRHGH; translated from the coding sequence GTGTCCATTCGCAGGAAGGGGACTGTGCAAGCACCGCCGGATCTCTGGCAGTCCGATAAAAATCTGCTCGTTGAGGCCCGGAATCTCTCTTTTCGATACGGTCACCAGGAAACCCTGAGCGACATCCAATTGAACATCTACCGGGGAGATTTTCTCGGCATCATCGGCCCGAACGGTTCGGGCAAGTCAACGCTCTTGCGGCTGCTCCTCGGTTTGTTGTCGCCCGAACAGGGACAGGTGCTGCTTTGGGGAGAACCTTTGGCGCAGTTTCGCCAGTGGAGCCGGATCGGCTATGTTCCGCAGAAGGCGACGGCCTTCAACGCCGCTTTTCCCGCCACTGTCCGCGAGGTCGTCGCCGCTGGAAGGCTGGGGCGCAAGGGACTCTTTGGGCGCCTGAACAGTGCTGACCGGGAGATCATCGACCAGTCCCTGGCCACGGTGGGGATGGACGCCTTCGCCGACCGGCTGATCGGTCACCTGTCGGGCGGACAGCAGCAGCGGGTTTTTATCGCCCAGGCGCTCGCCGGAGAACCGGAAATCCTTTTTTTGGACGAGCCCACTGTCGGCGTCGACGCGGAGCAGGAAGAGCAGTTTTACGGCCTCCTGGAACGATTGAACAGCGAATCAGCCATGACGATCGTCATCGTCTCCCATGACATCGGCGCTGTGACAGAGCGGGTCAACAAGCTCGTCTGCTTGAACCGCCGCCTTTTTTTCCATGGCGAGGTGAGCGGCTTTAAGGCGCGCCAGTCGGAAATCCTCTCGCTGCTCTACGGTCACCCTGTTCAGATGATCCGGCACGGCCATTAG
- the rbsB gene encoding ribose ABC transporter substrate-binding protein RbsB: protein MKRYLKAASLVVGSLFMLGVLAGCGGSKEAPKPADKPADTAKKMTVGIALSTLNNPFFVDMRDGAQAAADKMGAKLVVMDAQDDASKQVSQVENLIQQKVDIILLNPTDSDGLVTAVKDANKANIPVITLDRSVSGGDVVSHIASDNVSGGKLAADFVVKSLNGKGKVAELEGIAGTSAARDRGQGFHSLIDSEKEIKVVAKQPADFNRSKGMTVMENILQSQPDIQAVFCHNDEMALGALQALQAAKKNVILVGFDGGADAVKAVQEGKMSATVAQQPKLIGEMGVQTAEKVVKKEKVEAKIPVALKLITKQ, encoded by the coding sequence ATGAAACGGTATTTAAAAGCAGCATCCCTCGTCGTAGGTTCCCTCTTTATGCTCGGCGTCCTCGCCGGCTGCGGCGGTTCCAAAGAAGCCCCTAAACCAGCCGATAAACCGGCCGACACCGCCAAGAAGATGACCGTCGGGATCGCCCTCTCGACGCTGAACAACCCCTTCTTTGTCGATATGCGCGACGGCGCCCAAGCTGCCGCCGATAAAATGGGCGCCAAGCTGGTGGTCATGGACGCCCAGGACGACGCCTCCAAGCAGGTCTCCCAGGTAGAGAACCTGATCCAGCAGAAAGTGGACATCATCCTGCTGAACCCCACCGACAGCGATGGTCTCGTCACAGCCGTCAAAGACGCCAACAAAGCGAACATACCGGTCATCACCCTCGACCGCAGCGTCAGCGGCGGTGATGTCGTCTCCCACATCGCCTCCGACAACGTGTCCGGCGGAAAACTCGCTGCCGATTTTGTCGTCAAGTCCCTGAACGGCAAAGGCAAAGTGGCTGAACTGGAAGGCATTGCCGGCACCTCTGCCGCCCGTGATCGCGGACAGGGCTTCCACAGCCTCATCGATAGCGAAAAAGAAATCAAGGTCGTAGCCAAGCAGCCTGCCGATTTTAACCGCTCCAAAGGGATGACCGTCATGGAGAACATCCTCCAGAGTCAGCCCGACATCCAAGCCGTCTTCTGTCATAACGACGAGATGGCTCTCGGCGCCCTGCAAGCCCTGCAAGCAGCCAAAAAGAACGTGATTCTCGTCGGCTTCGACGGCGGCGCTGACGCGGTCAAGGCCGTTCAAGAAGGCAAGATGTCGGCCACCGTCGCCCAACAGCCCAAGTTGATCGGCGAAATGGGCGTGCAGACTGCTGAAAAAGTGGTCAAGAAAGAAAAAGTGGAAGCGAAAATCCCTGTCGCGCTGAAGTTGATCACCAAGCAATAA
- a CDS encoding ABC transporter permease → MKDLLDKLRRYRMGPLIGLVLICIALTLMSDRFFTPSNILNIARQVSINTLLAVGMTFVIISGGIDLSVGSILAFAGALAAGALASGMDTGLVLLYACLIGLAGGTLNGLLIAYGRIAPFVATLGTMTLFRGATLIYTEGRPIRAVEEGFNALGGGYLGPIPTPVVITAVMVLLAWFVLNRMTVGRRVFAVGGNEEAAVLSGIKATYSKVFVYAVSGLMCGLAGAILTSRLMSAQPTAGAGYELDAIAAVVLGGTSLSGGQGGVLGTLVGALIIGVLDNGLNILNVSSFYQQAVKGIVILIAVLLDRRNAARG, encoded by the coding sequence ATGAAAGACCTGCTGGACAAACTCCGCCGCTACCGGATGGGGCCGCTGATCGGGCTGGTCCTGATCTGCATCGCCCTGACCCTCATGTCAGATCGCTTTTTTACGCCCTCTAACATCCTGAACATCGCCAGGCAGGTGTCTATCAACACCCTGCTCGCTGTGGGCATGACCTTCGTGATCATCTCCGGCGGGATCGACCTTTCTGTCGGCTCCATCCTGGCCTTCGCCGGCGCATTGGCTGCGGGGGCGCTGGCCAGCGGCATGGATACGGGGTTGGTATTGCTCTACGCCTGCTTGATCGGCCTCGCCGGCGGCACACTGAACGGGTTGTTGATCGCCTATGGACGCATCGCGCCTTTTGTGGCTACTCTTGGCACCATGACCCTCTTCCGGGGCGCCACGCTGATTTACACGGAGGGACGCCCCATCCGCGCCGTCGAGGAAGGCTTCAATGCCCTTGGCGGCGGTTACCTGGGACCTATCCCGACGCCGGTCGTCATCACCGCTGTCATGGTACTTCTGGCCTGGTTCGTTTTAAACCGGATGACGGTGGGCCGTCGTGTCTTCGCCGTCGGCGGCAATGAGGAAGCAGCCGTGCTCAGCGGCATCAAGGCGACCTACAGCAAGGTTTTCGTCTACGCCGTCAGCGGCCTCATGTGCGGCCTTGCCGGGGCCATCCTCACCTCAAGGCTTATGTCAGCCCAGCCGACAGCCGGCGCAGGCTATGAACTGGACGCCATTGCAGCCGTCGTCCTCGGAGGAACCAGCCTCTCCGGCGGCCAGGGCGGCGTGCTTGGGACCCTTGTGGGCGCCTTGATCATCGGGGTGCTCGACAACGGCCTGAACATACTCAATGTTTCTTCTTTCTACCAGCAGGCGGTAAAAGGCATCGTGATCCTGATCGCGGTGCTGTTAGATCGGCGCAATGCCGCAAGGGGGTGA
- a CDS encoding sugar ABC transporter ATP-binding protein: protein MPLLEMRAIHKSFPGARVLKDVDFCVEKGEIHALLGENGAGKSTLMKILTGIYGKDSGEIHFDGSPLAVQGPREAEALGIVMIHQEFNLVPQLSIAENIFLGNEGPFTRWGTIRWPALVEASRRFLDQVGLSVAPTRTVDSLSVGEKQLVEVAKALSKEAKLLIMDEPTAALTETEKEKLFSIMTTLAAQGVSIIFISHRMEELFAICDRVTVLRDGEYIATRTIKETTIDELVSLMVGRQVEDRFPKVPVKPGDTILEVEGLQNDRLKAVNLTVRAGEVVGIGGLMGAGRTEVARAIYGLDPVKGSLRLKTRSGESFTGLFRHPAEAIAQGIAMVPEDRKDEGLVLIASVKDNMALPTLDKRARLGVIDGAEERRMVDGYVKTLRVKTAGTDQPVRNLSGGNQQKVVFGKCLETKPRLLILDEPTRGVDVGAKVEIYQLINQMAASGIGILLISSDLPELMGMSDRIYVMYEGSVTGHFTRETVTEESFMRCATGGRP, encoded by the coding sequence ATGCCCCTTTTGGAGATGCGGGCGATCCACAAAAGCTTTCCAGGCGCCAGGGTGCTTAAGGATGTCGACTTCTGTGTGGAAAAAGGGGAGATCCACGCCCTGCTAGGCGAAAATGGCGCCGGCAAGTCTACGCTGATGAAGATCCTGACCGGCATTTACGGCAAAGACAGCGGAGAGATCCACTTTGACGGCAGTCCATTGGCGGTGCAAGGGCCTCGCGAAGCGGAAGCCCTGGGAATCGTCATGATCCACCAGGAATTCAACCTCGTTCCCCAGTTGAGCATTGCCGAAAACATCTTTCTGGGCAACGAAGGCCCCTTCACTCGTTGGGGAACCATCCGTTGGCCGGCGCTGGTGGAGGCGTCACGCCGATTCCTCGACCAGGTGGGATTGTCGGTGGCTCCGACGCGAACTGTAGATTCGTTGAGTGTCGGCGAAAAGCAACTGGTCGAAGTGGCGAAAGCGCTTTCCAAGGAAGCGAAACTGCTGATCATGGACGAGCCAACCGCCGCCCTGACGGAGACGGAAAAAGAAAAGCTCTTCTCCATCATGACCACCCTCGCCGCGCAGGGCGTGTCCATCATCTTCATCTCTCACCGTATGGAGGAACTGTTTGCGATCTGTGACCGCGTCACCGTCCTCCGTGACGGCGAATATATCGCCACTCGGACCATAAAGGAGACGACCATCGATGAACTGGTCTCCCTCATGGTCGGCCGGCAGGTTGAGGATCGCTTTCCCAAAGTACCCGTAAAACCGGGCGACACGATCCTGGAAGTGGAAGGCTTGCAAAACGACCGGCTGAAAGCGGTCAACCTGACGGTGCGCGCCGGCGAAGTGGTCGGCATCGGCGGCCTGATGGGCGCCGGCCGGACAGAGGTGGCCCGGGCCATCTACGGCCTCGATCCGGTCAAAGGCAGCCTGCGCCTGAAAACAAGAAGCGGCGAATCCTTCACCGGGCTCTTTCGCCATCCTGCTGAAGCCATCGCCCAGGGCATCGCCATGGTGCCGGAGGATCGCAAGGACGAAGGTCTGGTGCTGATCGCCAGCGTGAAGGACAACATGGCCCTGCCGACGCTGGACAAACGGGCGCGCTTGGGCGTCATCGATGGCGCCGAGGAACGCCGCATGGTGGACGGCTATGTCAAGACCCTGCGCGTCAAGACGGCTGGGACGGACCAGCCGGTGCGCAACCTGAGCGGCGGCAACCAGCAAAAGGTCGTCTTCGGCAAATGCCTCGAGACAAAACCGCGCCTGCTGATCCTCGATGAGCCGACGCGCGGCGTCGATGTAGGCGCCAAGGTGGAGATCTACCAGTTGATCAACCAAATGGCCGCCAGCGGCATCGGCATCCTGCTCATCTCGTCCGATCTGCCGGAACTGATGGGCATGAGTGATCGCATCTATGTTATGTACGAGGGCAGCGTCACCGGCCATTTCACCCGTGAGACGGTGACGGAAGAATCCTTTATGCGTTGCGCCACGGGAGGTAGACCATGA
- the rbsD gene encoding D-ribose pyranase: MKKQGILHHDLAALIASLGHGDLVVVADSGLPVPPGVPCIDLAVTKGVPPFLPVLDAILSEMVVENATVAEELKPNEQIVEAIAGRLKPVELHFVNHESLKTRCRQARAVIRTGEWTPYANILLYAGVAF, from the coding sequence ATGAAAAAACAGGGCATCTTGCATCACGATCTGGCCGCCCTGATCGCTAGCCTTGGCCACGGCGACCTGGTGGTGGTGGCCGACAGCGGTCTGCCGGTTCCGCCCGGCGTCCCCTGTATCGACTTGGCTGTGACCAAAGGGGTGCCGCCCTTTTTGCCGGTCCTCGACGCCATCCTCTCGGAGATGGTCGTGGAAAACGCAACGGTTGCCGAAGAGTTAAAACCGAATGAACAAATCGTCGAGGCCATTGCCGGGCGCTTGAAGCCGGTGGAACTGCACTTCGTCAACCACGAATCGCTGAAGACGCGTTGCCGTCAGGCCCGGGCCGTCATCCGGACAGGGGAGTGGACGCCCTACGCCAACATCCTCCTCTATGCCGGCGTCGCCTTTTGA